From Serinicoccus profundi, the proteins below share one genomic window:
- the ychF gene encoding redox-regulated ATPase YchF: MALTIGIVGLPNVGKSTLFNALTKNNVLAANYPFATIEPNIGVVPLKDARLGRLAEIHGSAKILPATVSFVDIAGIVRGASEGEGLGNKFLANIREADAICQVVRAFRDDDVVHVDGKVSPRDDIETINTELVLADLQTLENAVPRLEKEVKGKRADKEVLDTALAAQKVLEVGDTLYAAGPAAGVDMAIARSLGLLTTKPFLYVFNLDEDGLTDDALHDELAALVAPAEAIYLNAKLESDLAELEDEEARELLESVGVEEPGLDQLARVGFATLGLQTYLTAGPKESRAWTIRQGWTAPQAAGVIHTDFERGFIKAEVVSFADLDTAGSMAKAKEAGRVRIEGKDYVMADGDVVEFRHS, translated from the coding sequence GTGGCACTCACCATCGGAATCGTCGGCCTGCCCAACGTGGGCAAGTCCACGCTCTTCAACGCGCTGACCAAGAACAACGTGCTCGCCGCGAACTACCCGTTCGCGACGATCGAGCCCAACATCGGGGTGGTGCCGCTCAAGGACGCCCGGCTGGGCCGGCTGGCCGAGATCCACGGGTCGGCGAAGATCCTGCCGGCGACCGTGAGCTTCGTCGACATCGCCGGGATCGTCCGCGGCGCCAGCGAGGGGGAGGGGCTGGGCAACAAGTTCCTCGCCAACATCCGCGAGGCCGACGCGATCTGCCAGGTGGTGCGCGCCTTCCGGGACGACGACGTCGTGCACGTCGACGGCAAGGTCAGCCCGCGCGACGACATCGAGACGATTAACACCGAGCTGGTGCTCGCCGACCTGCAGACCCTCGAGAACGCCGTGCCGCGGCTGGAGAAGGAGGTCAAGGGCAAGCGGGCCGACAAGGAGGTTCTCGACACCGCGCTGGCCGCCCAGAAGGTGCTCGAGGTCGGGGACACCCTGTACGCCGCAGGCCCGGCCGCGGGGGTGGATATGGCGATCGCGCGGTCGCTGGGCCTGCTCACCACCAAGCCGTTCCTCTACGTCTTCAACCTCGACGAGGACGGCCTGACCGACGACGCGCTGCACGACGAGCTGGCGGCCCTGGTCGCGCCCGCCGAGGCGATCTACCTCAATGCCAAGCTGGAGTCCGACCTGGCCGAGCTGGAGGACGAGGAGGCCCGCGAGCTGCTGGAGTCCGTCGGCGTGGAGGAGCCCGGCCTGGACCAGCTGGCCCGGGTCGGCTTCGCCACCCTCGGGCTGCAGACCTACCTCACCGCCGGCCCCAAGGAGTCTCGCGCCTGGACCATCCGTCAGGGCTGGACCGCGCCGCAGGCCGCCGGGGTCATCCACACCGACTTCGAGCGCGGCTTCATTAAGGCCGAGGTCGTCTCCTTCGCCGACCTGGACACCGCCGGCTCGATGGCCAAGGCCAAGGAGGCCGGCCGGGTGCGGATCGAGGGCAAGGACTACGTGATGGCGGACGGCGACGTGGTGGAGTTCCGACACTCGTAA
- a CDS encoding 3-hydroxybutyrate dehydrogenase translates to MTRTAIVTGGASGIGAAVSRRLAADGLTVVVADRDERAATDLAEEIDGRPWVVDLSDTPALETASVDCDVLVNNAGVQRVAPVHEFVPEDFRLIHRLMLEAPFLLARAALPGMYARGWGRIVNVSSAHGLRASAFKSAYVSAKHGLEGLSKVIALEGAQQGVTSNCVNPGYVRTPLVEAQIADQAATHGIGEEEVVEKVMLTRSAVKRLIEPDEVAGLVAFLASDGAGMVTGTSYTMDGGWTAQ, encoded by the coding sequence ATGACGCGCACGGCGATCGTGACGGGTGGGGCGAGCGGCATCGGCGCCGCCGTCAGCCGCAGGTTGGCGGCCGACGGGTTGACGGTCGTGGTGGCCGACCGCGACGAGCGGGCCGCCACCGACCTGGCTGAGGAGATCGACGGCCGACCCTGGGTGGTGGACCTGTCGGACACCCCGGCGCTGGAGACGGCGTCGGTGGACTGCGACGTGCTCGTCAACAACGCGGGGGTGCAGCGGGTCGCCCCGGTGCACGAGTTCGTGCCGGAGGACTTCCGGCTGATCCACCGGCTCATGCTCGAGGCGCCGTTCCTGCTGGCGCGGGCCGCGCTGCCGGGGATGTACGCCCGCGGGTGGGGGCGCATCGTCAACGTCTCCTCGGCGCACGGGCTGCGCGCCTCGGCCTTCAAGTCGGCCTACGTGTCGGCCAAGCACGGGCTGGAGGGGTTGTCCAAGGTCATCGCCCTGGAGGGCGCCCAGCAGGGCGTGACGAGCAACTGCGTCAACCCGGGGTACGTCCGGACTCCGCTCGTCGAGGCTCAGATCGCCGACCAGGCCGCGACGCACGGGATCGGAGAGGAGGAGGTCGTGGAGAAGGTCATGCTGACCCGCTCGGCGGTGAAGCGGCTCATCGAGCCCGACGAGGTCGCCGGGCTGGTGGCCTTCCTCGCCTCCGACGGCGCCGGGATGGTGACGGGCACGTCATACACGATGGACGGTGGGTGGACGGCCCAATGA
- a CDS encoding TY-Chap domain-containing protein, whose amino-acid sequence MSVQQARLGWEEFATQLARAIRELPDRGFLVVQDGATPAHVQFAADDDAVAAECTSNSNQQLTHPADDNGEQRLAESGWTLYSHARPNWTFRLDFSAITARFDQLAHSCIVALRDVYVTSAPEQLSYTAWREPEVMHSGRTYTDEEISSLDAGQNPLPVESLTIPMTRG is encoded by the coding sequence GTGAGCGTGCAGCAGGCGAGACTGGGCTGGGAGGAGTTCGCGACACAACTGGCGCGTGCCATTCGTGAACTTCCGGATCGAGGATTCCTCGTCGTCCAGGACGGAGCGACTCCTGCCCATGTGCAGTTCGCCGCCGATGACGACGCAGTCGCAGCGGAGTGCACCAGTAACAGCAATCAACAACTCACTCACCCTGCCGACGACAACGGTGAGCAGCGGCTCGCAGAATCAGGTTGGACGCTTTACTCCCATGCCCGGCCGAACTGGACGTTTCGCCTCGACTTTTCGGCGATCACAGCACGGTTCGACCAGCTCGCGCACAGCTGTATCGTCGCCTTGCGCGATGTGTACGTGACCTCGGCCCCCGAGCAACTCAGCTACACCGCATGGCGTGAGCCGGAAGTCATGCACTCAGGCCGGACCTACACCGACGAGGAGATCTCTTCCCTCGATGCGGGGCAGAACCCCCTGCCGGTCGAGAGCCTCACCATTCCGATGACGCGTGGGTGA
- a CDS encoding DUF6301 family protein — protein sequence MSNWKSIPVDEALDMLQFWVDANWPMTEREAAELSSEIGWTQDQDGWVSNDRFGLSFPDVEGIGPADDPVKRILLTLTDHEKHITDDFARFIAGRFAEYVDGAEKRWGKGALRRGEVDRAYFDLESRGGVMIVRSKVVEALYLTQPEVDLRKANKEWAA from the coding sequence ATGAGCAACTGGAAGTCGATTCCGGTCGATGAAGCGCTCGACATGCTGCAGTTCTGGGTGGACGCGAACTGGCCGATGACCGAGCGGGAGGCCGCGGAGTTGTCCAGCGAGATCGGCTGGACCCAGGACCAGGACGGCTGGGTGTCCAACGACCGCTTTGGACTGAGCTTTCCCGACGTCGAGGGCATCGGACCGGCAGATGACCCCGTGAAGAGGATCTTGCTGACCCTCACCGATCACGAGAAGCACATCACCGACGACTTTGCTCGATTCATCGCCGGCCGCTTCGCGGAGTACGTCGACGGGGCCGAAAAGCGTTGGGGTAAAGGCGCATTGCGTCGCGGCGAGGTTGATCGCGCCTACTTCGATCTGGAGTCACGGGGCGGTGTCATGATCGTCCGCTCGAAAGTTGTGGAGGCGCTGTACCTCACTCAACCCGAGGTCGACCTGCGGAAGGCGAACAAGGAGTGGGCCGCGTGA
- a CDS encoding IS110 family transposase — translation MTLDAPLTNPLPPPAGLVAGVDTHKNTHHVAILDLVGRPVADREFRADGRGYAQVIAFLHEHGDVARVGVEGTGSYGAGLVRALNAAGLTVIEVARQDRQTRRRRGKSDPLDAHQAAVAVLAGTDTAIPKSGDGAVESMRILLAERRSAAKARAQVMNQIHALLITAPELVRQAFRHLSGQRLVNTLAKTRPGTIPSPDPDVVARQTLRRFALRYLTMQAEIDLIEQQLDFLARQVNPTLLSLSGVGPVTAATLLVAAGDNPERLRTRASFAALAGVAPIPASSGQRTRHRLCRGGNRHANAALHRIVLLRMRHREPRTTVYFERRRAEQLTDRDIMRCLKRHVANEVYAALLNPAKDHPAGHELRARRQAIGTPISVLAQSLGVPYQRLRRLEIGTRADPELERLATLALDKISPPQDA, via the coding sequence CTGGTCGCAGGCGTCGACACGCACAAGAACACGCATCACGTCGCAATCCTCGATCTCGTTGGCAGACCTGTCGCCGACCGAGAGTTCCGCGCAGACGGCCGCGGCTACGCGCAGGTCATCGCGTTCCTCCACGAGCACGGCGATGTCGCACGTGTTGGTGTTGAGGGGACTGGTTCCTACGGGGCCGGTCTCGTCCGAGCGCTGAACGCCGCCGGTCTGACCGTCATTGAAGTCGCACGCCAGGACCGGCAAACACGACGGCGTCGAGGCAAGTCCGACCCGCTCGACGCGCACCAGGCAGCCGTCGCGGTCCTAGCCGGTACCGACACCGCGATCCCGAAGTCTGGTGACGGAGCAGTCGAGTCGATGCGGATCCTGCTGGCAGAGCGACGCTCCGCAGCGAAGGCGCGAGCACAGGTAATGAACCAGATCCATGCACTGCTGATCACCGCGCCCGAGCTGGTGCGACAAGCGTTCCGACACCTCAGCGGGCAGCGACTGGTGAACACGCTCGCAAAGACCAGGCCCGGGACGATCCCGTCTCCTGACCCGGACGTGGTCGCCCGGCAGACACTGCGGCGGTTCGCGCTTCGCTACCTCACGATGCAAGCTGAGATCGACCTCATTGAACAGCAGCTGGACTTCCTCGCCCGGCAGGTCAACCCCACGCTGCTGTCACTGAGCGGAGTCGGCCCGGTCACCGCCGCGACGCTCCTGGTCGCCGCCGGCGACAACCCCGAGCGGCTGCGCACCCGGGCGAGCTTCGCCGCTCTCGCCGGCGTCGCCCCGATCCCCGCCTCGTCCGGGCAACGCACACGGCACCGGCTCTGTCGCGGCGGGAACCGGCACGCGAACGCCGCCCTGCACCGCATCGTGCTGCTGCGCATGCGGCACCGCGAGCCGCGCACGACGGTCTACTTCGAACGGCGTCGCGCAGAGCAACTCACGGACCGCGACATCATGCGGTGCCTGAAACGACATGTCGCGAACGAGGTCTACGCCGCCCTGCTCAACCCTGCCAAGGACCACCCGGCCGGACACGAGCTCCGAGCCCGGCGACAGGCGATCGGCACCCCGATCAGCGTCCTGGCTCAAAGCCTTGGCGTCCCCTACCAGCGCCTACGGCGACTCGAGATCGGCACCCGCGCCGACCCCGAACTCGAACGCCTCGCCACCCTCGCTCTGGACAAGATCAGCCCACCACAGGACGCTTGA
- the arfB gene encoding alternative ribosome rescue aminoacyl-tRNA hydrolase ArfB, with protein MDDLDVPPGPGAPGGLRVPAAELVEQFSRSSGPGGQGVNTADTRVQLSLDLATTTALSEGLRARVLARLAPRLSGTVLTISASEHRTQLRNRAAARRRLAELLREAVVPHTPRRPTRPTRGSQRRRIEAKSRRSQIKAQRRRPGAE; from the coding sequence GTGGACGACCTCGACGTGCCCCCGGGGCCCGGTGCGCCGGGTGGTCTGCGGGTGCCCGCCGCCGAGCTGGTCGAGCAGTTCTCCCGCTCCTCGGGGCCGGGTGGGCAGGGGGTCAACACCGCCGACACGCGGGTCCAGCTCAGCCTGGACCTCGCCACGACCACGGCGCTGAGCGAGGGCCTGCGGGCTCGCGTGCTGGCGCGGCTGGCGCCCCGGCTGTCGGGCACGGTGCTCACGATCAGCGCGAGCGAGCACCGCACCCAGCTGCGCAACCGCGCCGCCGCCCGCCGCCGCCTGGCCGAGCTGCTGCGCGAGGCGGTTGTGCCGCATACCCCTCGCCGTCCCACGCGCCCGACGAGGGGATCCCAGCGTCGCCGCATCGAGGCCAAGTCGCGGCGCTCCCAGATCAAGGCGCAGCGCCGACGCCCTGGTGCGGAGTGA
- a CDS encoding alpha/beta fold hydrolase, whose protein sequence is MTTTTTLPESVLAVVGPRYREVAVPVEGGELHVGVWEPDVDGAPADAEVHTAVLVHGITASHVSFAALARALPGVRLIAPDLRGRGRSRDLPGPYGMPRHADDVAAVLEHLGVREAVAVGHSMGAFVSIVLADRHPHLVRSLHLVDGGMPLLPPPGVAPQDVAAAVLGPAADRLRRTFPSREAYRDFWRAHPAIGREWDDVVTAYVDYDLVGEEPQLCPATRPAALEEDIRELVDGASVQRALESLPSRPATWFLAPRGLLDEVPPLYADAARDLWTRRLPQMRVVPVEDVNHYTIVLGERGVQQLLPHLEEDLGRSG, encoded by the coding sequence ATGACCACCACCACGACCCTGCCCGAGTCCGTGCTCGCCGTCGTCGGCCCGCGCTACCGCGAGGTGGCCGTGCCGGTGGAGGGGGGCGAGCTCCACGTCGGCGTGTGGGAGCCGGATGTCGACGGGGCTCCCGCCGACGCCGAGGTCCACACGGCGGTCCTGGTCCACGGGATCACCGCCTCGCACGTCTCCTTCGCCGCGCTCGCCCGGGCCCTGCCCGGGGTGCGGCTCATCGCCCCCGACCTGCGGGGTCGCGGGCGCTCTCGCGACCTGCCCGGGCCCTACGGCATGCCCCGCCACGCCGACGACGTCGCCGCGGTCCTCGAGCACCTCGGGGTGCGCGAGGCCGTCGCCGTCGGTCACTCGATGGGGGCCTTCGTCTCGATCGTCCTCGCCGACCGGCACCCGCACCTGGTGCGCAGCCTGCACCTCGTCGACGGAGGTATGCCGTTGCTCCCGCCCCCGGGCGTCGCGCCGCAGGACGTCGCGGCCGCGGTGCTCGGGCCCGCCGCGGACCGGCTGCGCAGGACCTTCCCGAGCCGGGAGGCCTACCGCGACTTCTGGCGCGCCCACCCGGCCATCGGCAGGGAGTGGGACGACGTCGTGACCGCCTACGTCGACTACGACCTGGTGGGGGAGGAGCCGCAGCTCTGCCCGGCGACTCGGCCCGCGGCGCTCGAGGAGGACATCCGCGAGCTGGTCGACGGCGCGTCGGTGCAGCGTGCCCTGGAGAGCCTGCCGTCGCGACCGGCCACGTGGTTCCTCGCTCCCCGCGGGTTGCTCGACGAGGTGCCGCCGCTCTACGCTGACGCGGCCCGCGACCTGTGGACCCGGCGCCTGCCCCAGATGCGCGTGGTCCCGGTCGAGGACGTCAACCACTACACCATCGTGCTCGGTGAGCGCGGCGTGCAGCAGCTGCTGCCGCACCTGGAGGAGGACCTCGGACGATCGGGCTGA